The proteins below come from a single Gimesia alba genomic window:
- a CDS encoding ABC transporter permease produces MKKILGILILLIVVCVVTAVSNENFVSAYNMQNVIRLTSLFGIISIGVAFVIISGGIDLSIGSVICLVGSLLPYLIVEKQYSIASALLLSGAISIAIGLIHGLLITKLKLQPFIVTLCGLLIYRGIARGITEDQTQGFGTGYTGLRYLATGKVEIPFWEGFKLPVPFLIMLGLAIVAAFFLNKTIFGRYLKAIGNNEAAARYSGIKTDRVVIMSYVICSFLAGVGGVLFALDINSVQPEGIGNFYELYAIAAAVLGGCSIRGGEGTILGVVIGAALMRVLRNSITMLGIPSQLEFAIIGAVILVGVITDELVKRYAQKRRAVLQARQTSG; encoded by the coding sequence ATGAAGAAAATCCTGGGCATTTTAATTTTATTAATTGTCGTGTGCGTGGTGACGGCGGTCTCGAATGAGAATTTTGTATCTGCTTACAACATGCAAAATGTGATCCGGTTAACGTCATTATTCGGCATCATCAGTATCGGTGTGGCATTCGTCATTATTTCCGGGGGTATCGATCTTTCCATTGGTTCGGTCATCTGCCTGGTTGGCAGTCTATTGCCCTATCTGATCGTAGAAAAACAATATTCAATCGCGAGTGCACTGCTTCTTTCAGGAGCAATCTCAATTGCCATCGGGCTGATTCATGGGTTACTGATTACCAAGCTCAAGTTGCAACCTTTTATTGTGACGCTGTGTGGCTTACTGATTTACCGTGGGATTGCCCGGGGAATCACCGAGGATCAGACGCAGGGATTTGGAACGGGATATACCGGATTACGCTATTTGGCAACCGGAAAAGTCGAAATCCCGTTTTGGGAAGGGTTCAAATTACCCGTTCCCTTTCTGATCATGCTCGGTCTGGCTATTGTGGCGGCTTTCTTTTTAAACAAAACGATTTTTGGGCGTTACCTGAAAGCGATCGGCAATAACGAAGCAGCGGCCCGCTATTCCGGCATCAAGACGGACCGGGTGGTGATCATGTCATACGTCATTTGCTCCTTTTTAGCAGGCGTGGGTGGCGTCTTATTTGCATTGGATATTAACTCTGTCCAACCGGAAGGCATCGGCAATTTTTACGAGCTATACGCCATTGCAGCCGCTGTTTTAGGAGGTTGTAGTATTCGTGGGGGCGAAGGCACCATTCTGGGGGTGGTGATTGGTGCAGCCCTGATGCGGGTTCTCCGCAATTCGATTACCATGCTGGGGATTCCCTCCCAACTGGAATTTGCTATCATTGGAGCAGTGATATTAGTCGGAGTGATCACAGACGAACTGGTAAAACGCTATGCCCAAAAACGCAGAGCGGTTCTACAGGCAAGGCAAACCTCCGGATAG
- a CDS encoding FmdB family zinc ribbon protein — MITYEYYCEANGKTVEVSHRMSESLKTWGELCQKAGIPLEKTPKATPIERLISGGLLFKGESSNKKSQLPMADPGCGRSNCCRHQH, encoded by the coding sequence ATGATTACTTATGAATATTATTGCGAGGCCAACGGCAAAACTGTCGAAGTCAGCCATCGCATGTCGGAATCGCTCAAGACCTGGGGAGAACTCTGTCAGAAAGCCGGGATTCCCTTGGAGAAAACTCCCAAAGCAACTCCCATCGAACGCCTGATTTCGGGTGGACTCCTGTTTAAAGGGGAGAGTTCCAATAAAAAGTCACAGCTCCCAATGGCCGATCCCGGATGCGGCCGTTCCAACTGCTGTCGACACCAACACTAA